A genomic window from Artemia franciscana chromosome 14, ASM3288406v1, whole genome shotgun sequence includes:
- the LOC136035614 gene encoding ras suppressor protein 1-like, translating to MSKFKKLLEEAKGKEYAEIDIIDRGVSCFDELGDVFNINNITRLTLTHNKITSVPAAIANLLNLEILNLFNNNVEELPTSISSMPKLRILNLGMNKLKTLPRGFGAFPALEVLDLTYNDLNQESLPGNFFMLDTLRALYLGDNDFLTIPSEIKQLKNLQILVLRNNDLTELPREIGDLQRLRELHIQGNNLTVLPPEIGNLDLTGSRSFIRMDNNPWVTPIADQLAVGITHVFEYLKSETYKTVYNRHLTASENSNNLTRQQRKQ from the coding sequence AtgtcgaaatttaaaaaacttctggAAGAAGCAAAAGGCAAAGAGTATGCAGAGATTGATATAATTGATCGTGGAGTATCCTGTTTTGACGAACTTGGAGatgttttcaacataaataATATCACCAGGTTGACTTTGACTCATAACAAAATCACATCTGTCCCTGCTGCCATAGCCAACTTACtgaatttggaaattttgaatttgttcaACAATAATGTTGAAGAATTGCCAACATCAATATCATCCATGCCAAAACTGAGAATTCTTAACCTTGGAATGAATAAGCTTAAAACTCTCCCAAGAGGTTTTGGTGCATTCCCAGCTTTGGAAGTATTAGATCTTACTTATAATGATCTTAATCAAGAAAGTCttcctggaaattttttcaTGCTAGATACTCTCAGGGCCTTATATTTGGGTGACAATGATTTTCTTACAATCCCAAGtgaaattaaacaattaaaaaatcttcaaattttgGTCCTTAGAAATAATGATCTGACTGAGCTACCTAGAGAAATTGGTGACCTTCAAAGGCTTAGAGAGCTCCACATTCAAGGCAATAATCTCACAGTGCTGCCACCTGAAATTGGCAATTTAGACTTGACAGGTAGTAGATCATTCATTAGAATGGATAATAACCCATGGGTTACACCCATTGCTGACCAGTTAGCTGTTGGGATAACTCATGTCTTTGAATACCTGAAAAGTGAAACCTACAAAACTGTATATAATAGACACTTAACTGCATCTGAAAACTCCAACAACCTTACAAGAcaacaaagaaaacaataa